In Odontesthes bonariensis isolate fOdoBon6 chromosome 6, fOdoBon6.hap1, whole genome shotgun sequence, one genomic interval encodes:
- the LOC142383051 gene encoding E3 SUMO-protein ligase ZBED1, producing the protein MAESAASLKTPPGLKADVWKHFGFKSYEDKDELDKTNAVCKLCRRDVPYSGNTTNLRNHIARHHGDLAKPASSSQTLLEAFGVKFPSNSTRALSITEGIGIFITQDLRPYSVVENAGFRLLMKRLEPRYVVPSRRHLSETVIPQMYGKTKDALVHSLKLAERVALTCDSWTSRNTVSYLTITCHHIDEEWRLASSVLQNRAVETSHTAANLADLLAEAIEEWGISDKNPAIVTDNAANIVRAVQLMGRFHMGCFAHLLNLASQAGLKTPAITRLLGRVRRIVAFFHRSTTASHSLKEKQQLLQLPQHKLVMDVTTRWNSSLEMLGRFLEQQPAISAALMSPDVRRRESDLCTLTETDITTAEDVVRCLGPMKTATLAISEEESPTMSMVAPLQVQLLNQMACTAEDTAIIKELKTAVHQNLSSRYEGLKETLCVASSLDPRFKTLPFLSDEAREAVLLKLTSEAAHQNPSSDNTTPEQEDPHGSTDVAAPALGPTQPKRPKDSALMALLGSAYTPATPPEKRTTSERAEEEVATHRKVPAISLSENPLRWWQVHAEDFPLLSGLAKEYLCIPGTSVPSERVFSTAGDIVSAQRSCLTPQHVDQLLFLKIPEV; encoded by the exons ATGGCTGAATCAGCAGCATCACTAAAAACACCACCTGGATTGAAGGCAGATGTTTGGAAACATTTTGGATTCAAAAGCTACGAGGACAAAGATGAGTTGGACAAAACAAACGCGGTGTGCAAACTGTGTCGGCGAGATGTACCATATAGTGGCAATACCACCAATCTGCGTAACCACATAGCCAGGCACCACGGCGACCTGGCTAAACCTGCCTCATCGAGCCAAACCTTACTTGAGGCATTTGGTGTGAAATTCCCTTCGAATTCTACGCGTGCCTTATCGATCACCGAGGGAATCGGAATATTTATTACGCAAGACCTCCGACCCTACAGCGTGGTGGAAAATGCGGGATTTCGACTACTCATGAAGAGGCTAGAACCACGCTATGTCGTGCCCAGTCGCAGACATCTCAGCGAAACGGTCATCCCACAAATGTATGGGAAAACCAAAGATGCCCTTGTGCATTCACTCAAGCTTGCCGAGAGGGTGGCGTTAACCTGTGATTCCTGGACCTCGAGAAACACGGTGTCCTACCTGACAATCACTTGTCATCACATCGACGAGGAGTGGAGACTAGCCTCGAGCGTACTGCAGAACAGGGCAGTTGAGACGAGCCACACTGCAGCCAATCTAGCAGACCTGCTCGCTGAAGCCATCGAGGAGTGGGGAATCTCCGATAAAAACCCCGCTATCGTCACCGATAATGCAGCGAACATAGTTAGAGCGGTGCAACTGATGGGTCGCTTTCACATGGGCTGCTTCGCCCACCTCCTCAACCTGGCATCCCAAGCAGGGCTTAAAACCCCTGCTATCACACGCCTACTGGGGAGGGTAAGGCGGATTGTTGCGTTCTTCCACCGAAGTACCACTGCAAGCCACTCGCTGAAGGAAAAGCAACAGCTACTTCAACTGCCGCAACACAAACTCGTGATGGATGTCACCACCCGATGGAATAGCTCGCTGGAAATGTTGGGCCGCTTCCTGGAGCAGCAACCAGCAATCTCAGCAGCGCTGATGTCCCCCGACGTCCGCAGGAGGGAGAGTGACCTCTGCACATTGACTGAGACGGACATCACCACTGCCGAGGACGTGGTTAGATGCCTCGGACCCATGAAGACCGCCACCCTCGCCATATCTGAGGAGGAGTCCCCAACCATGTCAATGGTTGCCCCACTGCAAGTTCAACTACTTAATCAGATGGCATGCACTGCTGAAGACACGGCCATCATTAAGGAGCTCAAAACTGCTGTCCACCAGAACTTGAGTTCAAG ATATGAAGGCCTGAAGGAGACCCTGTGCGTAGCGTCATCCTTGGACCCTCGTTTCAAGACCCTACCATTCCTGTCTGATGAGGCACGTGAGGCTGTCCTCCTGAAATTGACCTCTGAAGCTGCTCATCAAAACCCATCATCCGAT AACACTACACCAGAGCAAGAGGACCCTCATGGTTCAACCGACGTGGCTGCACCTGCACTTGGACCAACTCAACCCAAGAGGCCCAAAGACTCTGCTCTGATGGCTTTACTGGGGTCAGCTTACACACCAGCGACTCCACCAGAGAAGAGAACAACATCTGAAAGGGCAGAGGAAGAGGTCGCCACCCACAGGAAAGTGCCAGCTATTTCTCTTTCAGAAAATCCACTGAGATGGTGGCAGGTGCATGCAGAGGATTTCCCTCTTTTGTCAGGCCTGGCAAAGGAATACCTTTGCATACCGGGGACCAGTGTCCCATCTGAACGGGTTTTTTCAACAGCTGGAGACATCGTTAGCGCTCAAAGGAGCTGCCTCACTCCTCAGCATGTCGACCAGCTCCTTTTCCTGAAGATTCCTGAAGTTTAg
- the nkx3-1 gene encoding homeobox protein Nkx-3.1: MEMSDTVKPVTSFLIEDILSSKDSTRFNEKCCSSKMERCSQWREESENLSVQVCTRESAFGRQTESLDTSCPSSSESSFSSTGKQKRSRAAFTHLQVLELEKKFNHQKYLSAPERAHLASTLRLTETQVKIWFQNRRYKTKRKQQTSEFCKDVYKAEGLGLREDLVRSSLITSFCKAYQYRPYLWDYSGTWGPMLW; encoded by the exons ATGGAAATGTCTGACACAGTCAAACCGGTGACATCCTTCCTCATCGAGGACATCCTGTCCAGTAAGGACAGCACAAGATTTAATGAAAAATGCTGCTCGTCAAAGATGGAAAGATGTTCACAGTGGAGGGAGGAATCTGAAAATCTGTCAGTGCAAGTCTGCACTCGGGAGTCAGCGTTTGgaaggcagacag AGTCACTGGACACATCCTGCCCCAGCTCTTCAGAGTCAAGTTTTTCCTCCACAGGGAAACAGAAGCGCTCCAGAGCTGCTTTTACACATCTGCAAGTGCTTGAACTGGAGAAGAAATTTAATCACCAGAAATATCTGTCTGCCCCAGAGAGGGCTCACCTGGCCAGCACCTTAAGACTAACCGAGACCCAGGTGAAAATCTGGTTTCAGAACCGACGGTACAAAACCAAACGAAAGCAGCAGACGTCAGAGTTCTGTAAGGATGTGTACAAAGCAGAAGGACTGGGCTTGAGAGAGGATTTGGTCAGATCGTCACTTATTACCTCCTTCTGCAAAGCTTATCAATACAGACCCTACCTGTGGGACTACAGTGGCACCTGGGGTCCAATGTTATGGTGA
- the nkx2.7 gene encoding NK2 transcription factor related 7: MVRRMHPSSTTSTPFSVKDILRLDHHFENDFLMTDQVVPMHHHQHVRAAARSGEFYDCQSELCDTGTQGKLSAHNSAAAEEIREKEMSGPDSSPDCDNEAKSRAKLRRKPRVLFSQSQVSELERRFRQQRYLSAPEREHLAHTLKLTSNQVKIWFQNRRYKCKRQRQDKSLELAGYPPAPRRVAVPVLVRDGKFCSAVSHSAPYNVTVGHYNPVFGCGNSSLYGCAYHSASPPVSVSAAQISSNQLVDLTSNTEGPLNHGQLQASFAWC; this comes from the exons ATGGTCAGGAGGATGCATCCCAGTTCAACTACCTCAACACCTTTTTCTGTAAAGGACATTTTAAGGCTAGACCACCACTTTGAAAATGATTTTCTGATGACCGATCAAGTTGTTCCGATGCATCATCACCAGCACGTGAGGGCTGCGGCCCGAAGCGGCGAATTCTACGACTGTCAGAGTGAGCTGTGCGACACTGGGACGCAGGGAAAACTCAGCGCTCACaactcagctgcagcagaagagATCCGTGAAAAGG AGATGAGCGGTCCTGATAGCTCGCCTGACTGTGACAACGAAGCCAAAAGCAGAGCGAAGCTGCGCAGGAAGCCCCGGGTCCTCTTCTCCCAGTCCCAGGTGTCCGAGCTGGAGAGGCGCTTCAGACAGCAGCGCTACCTGTCCGCCCCGGAGAGGGAGCACCTGGCACACACGCTCAAACTCACCTCCAACCAGGTCAAAATCTGGTTCCAGAACCGGAGGTACAAATGTAAGCGTCAAAGGCAGGACAAGTCTCTGGAGCTGGCGGGTTATCCACCTGCGCCGAGGCGGGTGGCGGTGCCGGTGCTGGTGCGGGACGGGAAGTTCTGCAGCGCAGTGTCCCATTCAGCACCGTATAACGTGACAGTTGGACACTATAATCCAGTGTTCGGGTGTGGAAACAGCAGCTTGTACGGATGCGCTTATCACAGCGCGTCACCTCCAGTCAGCGTGAGCGCCGCACAGATATCCAGCAACCAGCTGGTGGATTTAACAAGTAACACCGAGGGGCCCCTCAACCACGGACAGCTTCAGGCCTCGTTTGCTTGGTGTTAG